A genomic stretch from Thalassophryne amazonica chromosome 18, fThaAma1.1, whole genome shotgun sequence includes:
- the LOC117531473 gene encoding glucagon-like peptide 2 receptor, with protein sequence MPNLLPTWHTGRWASPRDTTLLLLLLLLLVSSRQVTGSVLESLIAKRTEYWENCSRTLAASALTVTGIYCNGSFDMFVCWPHSPPGNVSVPCPPYLPWITEDGSRSAHRECLKNGKWRQEENSSETWRDHSECQEELLHYFKDKEDTMFRQSALRLISITGYSLSLFSLVLATLLMAMLRKLHCTRNYIHMNLFVSFILRAMAVISKEIVLHIMYTNLPTDDPGWNSYSSSAIAVMCKLSKVCMEYFVACNYFWLLVEAVFLHMLLFTAVLTKRRLLKKYMLLGWGTPVLFVTPWTVVKILYENTDCWSIVNRWFWWIIRGPITLSVLVIFIIFIKILMLLLSKLKADQVKFTDYRYSLARATLVLIPLLGIHEVVFTVVIDECVEGSSRYARNFINLTLSSFQGLVVAVLYCFANGEVQAELKKRWQLFLFTNHFQVRGCFRGVPLKHLWERTRRCHPQFSRPSDLYDDDSTSTAHPRFLQVAVHGRDRALRAGEVKGHGARGCDSTGFDFLTRKSLSSSDAEMTLGETMEEILEESEF encoded by the exons ATGCCAAACCTGCTGCCAACCTGGCACACCGGGAGGTGGGCCTCGCCAAGAGACACCACGCTGCTGctcctgctgttgctgctgctcgTCTCCAGCCGCCAG GTGACAGGATCTGTGCTTGAAAGTCTGATTGCTAAACGGACAGAGTACTGGGAAAACTGCAGCCGGACTCTAGCAGCAAGCGCGCTGACAGTAACTG GAATCTACTGTAATGGATCGTTTGACATGTTTGTGTGTTGGCCCCATTCGCCTCCTGGGAACGTGTCGGTTCCCTGCCCTCCTTACCTGCCGTGGATCACTGAGG ACGGCTCGCGGAGCGCCCACAGGGAATGCCTTAAAAATGGGAAATGGCGGCAGGAGGAGAATTCCTCGGAGACCTGGAGAGATCACTCTGAATGTCAGGAGGAACTTCTTCATTACTTTAAAGACAAG GAGGACACAATGTTCCGGCAGTCGGCCCTCAGGCTCATCTCCATTACTGGCTATTCACTGTCCCTCTTCTCCCTCGTACTGGCCACTCTCCTGATGGCCATGTTGAG GAAGCTGCACTGTACCAGGAATTACATCCACATGAATCTGTTTGTGTCATTCATCCTGCGAGCGATGGCCGTCATTTCAAAGGAAATCGTATTACACATCATGTACACCAACCTGCCCACGGACGACCCCGGGTGGAACTCCTACTCCAGCTCTGCG ATAGCGGTGATGTGCAAACTCTCCAAAGTGTGCATGGAGTATTTTGTAGCCTGTAACTATTTCTGGCTCTTGGTTGAGGCCGTTTTCCTTCACATGCTCCTGTTCACCGCCGTGCTGACCAAGAGAAGGCTGCTGAAGAAATACATGCTCCTAGGATGGG GGACGCCCGTCTTGTTCGTGACACCGTGGACGGTCGTTAAGATTTTATATGAAAACACAGA CTGCTGGTCAATAGTGAACCGGTGGTTCTGGTGGATCATCAGGGGCCCGATCACTCTCTCAGTGCTG GtcattttcatcattttcatcAAGATTCTGATGCTGCTGCTGTCCAAGCTGAAAGCAGATCAAGTGAAATTTACCGACTACAGATACAG TTTGGCCAGAGCGACGCTGGTCCTGATTCCACTGCTGGGAATCCATGAAGTCGTCTTCACGGTGGTGATTGATGAATGTGTGGAGGGAAGCAGCCGCTATGCCCGGAACTTCATCAACCTCACCCTCAGCTCTTTCCAG GGATTGGTGGTTGCTGTGCTGTACTGCTTTGCAAACGGAGAG GTCCAAGCTGAGCTGAAAAAGCGCTGGCAGCTTTTCCTGTTCACCAACCACTTCCAGGTCCGGGGCTGTTTTCGGGGCGTGCCCCTGAAGCATCTGTGGGAGCGCACCCGAAGGTGCCACCCACAGTTCTCCAGACCGAGTGACTTGTACGATGACGACAGCACTTCCACAGCCCATCCACGCTTTCTTCAGGTGGCTGTACATGGAAGGGATAGAGCGCTTAGAGCTGGAGAGGTTAAAGGTCACGGGGCGAGAGGCTGCGATTCTACAGGTTTTGACTTCCTCACTCGGAAGAGCTTGTCCAGTAGTGACGCAGAGATGACGCTCGGTGAAACAATGGAAGAGATTCTGGAAGAGAGCGAGTTCTGA